In a single window of the Bacillus clarus genome:
- a CDS encoding HBL/NHE enterotoxin family protein — MHKNFYKKCLLSIMIAGVATSNVFPLHPLAAEQKGQAQSLQESSKNYSLGPAGFQDVMAQTTSSIFAMDSYAKLIRDQQETDLNRISSINGDLRVNMIQHQKDAKMNAQYWLNQMKPQIMKTDQNIVDFNNTFQAFYNRLLAAIDQKDSGKLKVDLEKLYADIVKNQNEVDVLLGNLKTFRDRMAKDTNSFKEDSSQLTSILASTNAGIPVLEQQINTYNDSIKKSNDMVIAGGVLCVALITCLAGGPMIAVAKKDIANAEREIANLKARISGAQAEVAILTDVKNKTTNMTETIDAAITALQNISNQWYTVGAKYNNLLQNVKGISPEEFTFIKEDLNTARDSWKDVKNYTEKLHEGVTK; from the coding sequence ATGCATAAAAATTTCTATAAAAAATGTCTTTTATCTATCATGATTGCTGGAGTGGCAACAAGCAATGTATTTCCTTTGCATCCTCTCGCGGCCGAACAAAAGGGACAGGCGCAGTCGCTACAAGAAAGCTCGAAAAATTATTCTCTTGGTCCAGCAGGATTTCAAGATGTAATGGCGCAAACAACTTCTAGCATATTTGCGATGGATTCATATGCAAAGTTAATTCGTGATCAGCAAGAGACAGATTTGAATCGAATTAGCTCAATAAATGGTGATTTGAGAGTAAATATGATTCAGCATCAAAAAGATGCGAAGATGAATGCGCAGTATTGGCTAAATCAAATGAAACCTCAAATTATGAAGACAGATCAAAATATTGTTGATTTTAATAATACGTTTCAGGCATTCTATAATCGTTTATTAGCAGCGATTGATCAAAAAGATAGCGGGAAGTTAAAAGTAGATTTAGAAAAGTTGTATGCGGACATTGTAAAGAATCAAAATGAGGTAGACGTATTATTAGGGAATTTAAAAACGTTTCGGGATAGGATGGCAAAAGATACAAATAGTTTTAAGGAAGACTCGAGTCAATTAACATCAATTTTAGCAAGTACAAATGCTGGTATTCCAGTCTTAGAGCAACAAATCAATACATATAACGACTCCATAAAAAAGAGTAATGATATGGTGATTGCTGGTGGTGTACTTTGTGTAGCTTTAATCACATGTCTTGCTGGTGGTCCGATGATTGCTGTTGCGAAGAAAGATATTGCAAATGCAGAAAGAGAAATTGCAAACTTGAAAGCTAGAATTTCTGGGGCGCAGGCAGAAGTAGCAATTTTGACCGATGTTAAAAATAAAACAACGAATATGACAGAGACGATTGATGCAGCAATTACGGCATTACAAAACATATCGAACCAATGGTATACGGTAGGAGCGAAGTATAATAATTTATTGCAAAATGTAAAAGGAATTAGTCCTGAAGAATTTACGTTTATAAAAGAAGATTTGAATACAGCGCGAGATAGCTGGAAAGATGTAAAAAATTACACAGAGAAGTTACATGAAGGTGTAACAAAATAA